One segment of Buteo buteo chromosome 6, bButBut1.hap1.1, whole genome shotgun sequence DNA contains the following:
- the LOC142031841 gene encoding inositol 1,4,5-trisphosphate receptor-interacting protein-like 1: MAVVQFFAKLVRTILRNAQVVGEELDEATRERVQLREWYLRRKMIQMLQELEQGMQQLMQRTQEQSAFAWGALPFAALQQWQFWAVAGVLLLLFGLCCWLRKRSHEVDSSSDEESSSSHSEQDDQEEQEQEEEQEEEDSEEEDSDDESNLGRILVKRIQWPVQNLAYRSRVVEELAGNLLHVFQELLTNSFFPVLQPAIKVGSTFEGWSPHEDDAVYCLLIPLKPPRGHAFHLELGNRGESPARNFCVRVELECTCRREQLAGEMLCFLHHPEEELRRNQDRSLLHTLCTGSYLDVQKTAHWFQNFVRSAWAVVPLSRRYNMKVLPSSHSCKLQLTNASRRTLFIEIVFGVQQGNSDIFVSSQNTEAIFTPSTMWPESYAVAEAKFFRHMARQVPHDSFHLRCLQVCARILVGTGFSTYTLKTVVMHLLTTMPLSGWRRRHFLLQMDDIMRYLRCCLEEKRLDHFFFGNERVPEEIILPRDFQTAEPVNLFQHLVQDPAAHDEAMHQFDELQHQLTSLLFYGH; encoded by the coding sequence ATGGCTGTCGTGCAATTCTTCGCCAAGCTTGTGCGAACCATCCTCCGGAATGCTCAGGTGGTCGGCGAGGAGCTGGATGAGGCCACGCGCGAGCGCGTGCAGCTGCGTGAGTGGTACCTCAGACGGAAGATGATTCagatgctgcaggagctggagcagggcatGCAGCAGCTGATGCAGAGGACCCAGGAGCAGAGCGCCTTTGCCTGGGGAGccctgccctttgctgccttgcagcagtGGCAGTTCTGGGCCGTTGCTggagtcctgctcctgctctttggGCTCTGCTGTTGGCTCAGGAAAAGGAGCCATGAGGTGGACAGCAGCAGTGACGAGGAGAGCTCCAGCAGCCACAGTGAGCAGGACGATcaagaagagcaggagcaggaagaggagcaggaggaggaagacagtgaaGAAGAAGATTCTGATGACGAGAGCAATCTGGGCAGGATTTTAGTAAAGCGCATACAGTGGCCAGTGCAGAACCTAGCCTACAGGAGCCGAGTGGTGGAGGAGCTGGCGGGCAACCTCCTCCATGTCTTCCAAGAGCTCTTGACAAATAGTTTCTTCCCAGTGCTGCAACCAGCCATCAAGGTGGGCAGCACCTTTGAAGGCTGGAGTCCCCATGAGGATGATGCTGTCTACTGCCTGCTCATACCCCTGAAGCCCCCCCGTGGGCACGCCTTCCACCTGGAGTTGGGCAACAGGGGGGAGTCACCAGCGAGGAACTTCTGCGTCCGCGTGGAGCTGGAGTGCACCTGCAGGAGGGAACAGCTGGCAGGAGAGATGCTGTGCTTCCTGCACCACCCCGAGGAGGAGCTAAGGAGGAATCAGGACCGCAGCCTCCTACACACCCTCTGCACTGGCTCCTACCTAGATGTGCAAAAAACTGCCCACTGGTTCCAGAATTTCGTGAGGTCAGCCTGGGCGGTGGTGCCTCTGTCACGTCGCTACAATATGAAGGTGCTGCCCTCCAGCCACTCCTGCAAGCTGCAGCTGACAAACGCCTCCAGAAGAACCCTCTTCATTGAGATAGTATTTGGGGTGCAGCAAGGCAATTCGGACATCTTTGTGAGCAGCCAGAATACGGAGGCCATCTTCACCCCAAGCACGATGTGGCCAGAGAGCTACGCTGTGGCAGAGGCGAAGTTCTTCAGGCATATGGCCAGGCAAGTTCCGCATGACAGCTTCCACCTCAGATGCCTGCAGGTCTGCGCCCGCATCCTGGTGGGCACAGGCTTTTCCACCTATACCTTGAAGACAGTCGTGATGCACCTCCTGACCACCATGCCCCTGTCAGGCTGGCGCAGGAGGCATTTCCTGCTGCAGATGGACGATATCATGCGATACCTGCGCTGCTGCCTGGAGGAGAAACGCCTCGACCACTTCTTCTTCGGCAACGAGAGGGTGCCTGAGGAGATAATCTTGCCCCGAGACTTCCAAACGGCCGAACCAGTCAACCTCTTCCAGCACCTGGTGCAGGATCCAGCCGCCCACGACGAGGCAATGCATCAGTTCGATGAGCTGCAACATCAGCTCACAAGCCTGCTGTTCTACGGACACTGA